The proteins below come from a single Gossypium raimondii isolate GPD5lz chromosome 2, ASM2569854v1, whole genome shotgun sequence genomic window:
- the LOC105789252 gene encoding LOW QUALITY PROTEIN: peroxisome biogenesis protein 19-2 (The sequence of the model RefSeq protein was modified relative to this genomic sequence to represent the inferred CDS: deleted 1 base in 1 codon; substituted 1 base at 1 genomic stop codon) — translation MSLEFRWYPWRPGSRLFLLVAQSLQHASQLPGFSLEVTDALDDFQNLNLTPRPQRSLYIEKQESDTLPSFQRLGIGLPDLKCKKKGKQKVSRESHIAEALHKLREQTREAVKGLAPMSKLGGYDLSKDAMMEDWFKQFEELAGSQDMESIVETVMQKLFSKEILHGPMKEIEERYPQWLDEHKTSLSKEEHERYSLQYELIKELNGVYENDPRNFTWIVDLMQKMQECGQPPNDILQDLAPEFGLWNLDXLSPEMVDSQQKR, via the exons ATGAGTTTAGAATTTCGTTGGTATCCTTGGCGACCAGGAAGCAGACTATTCCTGTTGGTCGCTCAATCTTTGCAACATGCTTCTCAACTTCCTGGATTTTCACTTGAAGTTACTG ATGCTTTGGATGATTTCCAGAATCTCAACCTTACCCCTCGTCCTCAAAGGTCTCTTTACAT AGAAAAGCAAGAATCTGATACTTTGCCTAGTTTTCAAAGGTTAGGAATTGGATTACCTGACTTGAAGTgcaagaaaaagggaaagcaaAAGGTT TCAAGGGAGTCTCATATTGCAGAAGCTCTTCATAAACTGAGAGAACAGACCAGAGAAGCTGTAAAAGGATTGGCACCAATGTCGAAACTTGGCGGATATGATCTCAGTAAGGATGCAATGATGGAGGATTGGTTCAAGCAGTTTGAGGAGCTTGCCGGGTCTCAG GACATGGAATCGATTGTAGAGACTGTGATGCAAAAACTTTTTTCCAAAGAGATTCTTCATGGACCGATGAAGGAAATCGAAGAAAGATACCCACAGTGGTTAGATGAGCACAAAACCAGTTTGAGCAAAGAAGAACACGAACGATACTCCCTCCAATACGAGCTGATAAAGGAACTTAATGGAGTTTATGAAAATGATCCTCGTAACTTCACCTGGATCGTTGACCTCATGCAGAAAATGCAAGAATGTGGCCAGCCACCAAATGATATCCTGCAAGATCTTGCTCCTGAATTCGGTTTATGGAATCTTGACTAGCT ATCCCCAGAGATGGTGGATTCACAGCAGAAACGTTGA
- the LOC105789254 gene encoding probable pectinesterase 68, whose translation MEFSSSSCFSSFLLLFYVCFCLCLATPPLVVATANGSSCNNTNTTRHHHKWIGPIGHRLITVDVNGSGQFRSVQDAVDAVPENNRKNVMILISPGQYIEKVVVPATKPYITFQGAGRETTFIEWHDRACDRGSNGQQLRTYQTASVTVYANYFSARNISFKNTAPAPKPGMQGWQAVAFRISGDKAYFSGCGFYGAQDTLCDDAGRHYFKQCYIEGSIDFIFGNGRSMYKECELHSIATRFGSIAAHDRKSPDEKSGFAFVNCTVTGTGPLYVGRAMGQYSRIVYSYTYFDNLVAQGGWDDWDHVNNQNKTVFFGVYKCWGPGAAAVGGVGRAKELDFGTAHRFLAKSFVNGRHWIAPWDA comes from the exons ATGGAGTTTTCATCTTCATCTTGTTTCAGttcctttttattattgttttacgTATGTTTTTGCTTATGTCTTGCAACGCCGCCGTTAGTGGTGGCAACAGCAAATGGTTCTTCTTGTAATAATACTAATACAACGAGGCATCACCATAAATGGATTGGACCCATTGGTCACCGGTTGATTACCGTTGATGTTAACGGGTCGGGTCAGTTCCGGTCAGTACAAGATGCCGTTGATGCTGTACCGGAGAATAATAGAAAGAATGTTATGATCTTAATCAGCCCTGGACAATACAT AGAGAAGGTGGTGGTGCCGGCGACGAAGCCATACATAACGTTTCAAGGTGCCGGTAGAGAGACGACGTTTATTGAGTGGCACGACAGAGCTTGTGACCGAGGGTCTAATGGTCAACAGTTGCGTACTTATCAAACGGCTTCCGTTACTGTGTATGCTAATTATTTCTCTGCTAGAAATATTAGCTTCAAG AATACAGCACCGGCTCCGAAGCCGGGAATGCAAGGGTGGCAAGCTGTGGCGTTCCGTATTTCTGGTGACAAGGCATATTTCTCGGGGTGTGGATTCTACGGTGCACAAGACACTCTTTGCGACGATGCCGGACGTCATTATTTCAAGCAATGTTATATTGAGGGTTCCATCGACTTCATCTTCGGGAATGGCCGTTCCATGTACAAA GAATGTGAATTACACTCCATAGCTACGAGATTTGGATCCATAGCAGCCCATGACAGGAAATCACCAGATGAGAAAAGCGGGTTTGCTTTTGTAAACTGCACAGTGACGGGTACTGGCCCACTTTATGTCGGTCGAGCCATGGGTCAATACTCCAGGATTGTCTATTCTTACACCTACTTTGACAATCTCGTTGCTCAAGGCGGTTGGGACGACTGGGACCATGTTAACAACCAGAATAA GACAGTGTTTTTTGGAGTATATAAATGTTGGGGACCCGGAGCTGCCGCTGTTGGTGGAGTAGGAAGGGCCAAGGAACTAGATTTTGGGACAGCCCATCGATTTTTAGCCAAAAGTTTTGTCAATGGGAGGCATTGGATAGCACCATGGGATGCTTAG
- the LOC128031887 gene encoding pentatricopeptide repeat-containing protein At1g63330-like, translating to MIMKWKLHKTVLPRFHQIGNHYSLLHIKTNSSSSSSSSSFNGVYSTTNSSEKGNRKKYEFHNIVDALTLFNKMTHASPKPCIVEFNKLLGSIVGMKHYAIVVSLCKQMELLGIRHDVYTLNILMNCFCLSNCVSFGFSVLGKMLKLGYRLNLVTYSTLIKGFCTQGKVGQAGKLFDEMVLMGFRPDLYLYTIMVNGYCKMGNSDGAVRMLREMKERGFRLDLVAYTSVIDCLFKTKYISEALDIVDEMKGKGIQLDVVTYSSLIRAMCSLGNWSEVKRLLNEMESNDLKLNVVTFNILVGGFCKEGKISEALGVVAMMTRKGVWPNVITYSELINMYCLQGELDEARKVFDSMVNLGCERNVFSYNIMINGYCKTNKIEEALKLFHEMTQKGPAPDVATYTSLMRCMFQVGRLSDAEELFENMRACGQVPNHITYSVLLDGLCKRGQIDVALELFHAVQNNELEPYIFHYNILLDGLIEAKHFEAATRLFSHVFAIGLKPSLPTYNIMIKGLCNEGLPEKAYDLFRKMEEDDCFPNNISYNITIRGFLQRNDMSKAMKILHEMVDKGFSADSLTVVKLVTLLAVTEEDQPTYEIRQAL from the coding sequence ATGATAATGAAGTGGAAGCTGCACAAAACTGTTCTTCCTCGTTTTCATCAAATCGGTAACCATTATTCACTTCTTCATATAAAAACCaactcctcctcctcctcctcctcttcttcttttaatGGCGTATACAGCACCACAAATTCATCCGAgaaaggaaatagaaaaaagtaTGAGTTTCATAACATTGTTGATGCCCTTACtttgtttaataaaatgacCCATGCTTCTCCCAAGCCATGTATTGTTGAATTCAACAAACTATTAGGTTCTATTGTGGGAATGAAACATTATGCCATTGTTGTTTCTCTTTGTAAACAAATGGAATTGTTGGGGATAAGACATGATGTTTATACTCTTAATATTTTGATGAATTGTTTCTGTCTTTCGAATTGTGTCAGTTTCGGGTTTTcggttttagggaaaatgttgAAGCTTGGTTATAGATTGAATTTAGTTACTTACTCTACTTTGATTAAAGGGTTTTGTACTCAAGGTAAAGTTGGTCAAGCTGGTAAGTTGTTTGATGAGATGGTTTTAATGGGGTTTCGACCGGATTTGTATTTATATACGATAATGGTTAATGGATATTGTAAAATGGGTAATAGCGATGGCGCTGTTAGAATGTTGAGGGAGATGAAAGAAAGGGGTTTCAGGCTTGATTTAGTGGCGTATACATCTGTTATAGATTGCCTTTTTAAGACTAAGTATATATCAGAGGCTTTGGACATTGTGGATGAAATGAAGGGCAAAGGTATTCAACTGGATGTTGTTACTTACAGTTCGTTAATTCGAGCGATGTGTAGTTTGGGAAATTGGAGTGAGGTGAAGAGATTACTCAATGAAATGGAGAGTAACGATTTGAAACTGAATGTTGTGACTTTTAATATATTGGTTGGTGGATTTTGtaaagaagggaaaatttctGAGGCTTTAGGTGTGGTTGCAATGATGACTCGTAAAGGGGTTTGGCCTAATGTTATTACGTATAGTGAATTGATAAACATGTATTGTTTGCAGGGTGAATTGGATGAGGCTAGAAAGGTTTTTGATTCGATGGTTAACCTTGGATGTGAACGTAATGTATTTAGTTACAATATCATGATCAATGGATATTGTAAAACTAACAAGATAGAGGAAGCGCTAAAGCTCTTTCATGAAATGACTCAGAAAGGACCGGCTCCCGACGTTGCTACGTACACTAGTCTTATGCGTTGCATGTTCCAAGTAGGGAGGCTTTCAGATGCAGAAGAACTCTTCGAGAATATGCGTGCTTGTGGTCAAGTTCCAAATCATATTACTTACTCAGTTTTGCTAGATGGTTTATGCAAACGTGGTCAAATTGATGTGGCATTAGAACTATTTCATGCAGTGCAAAACAATGAGTTAGAACCCTATATTTTCCACTATAATATCCTACTTGATGGCTTGATCGAAGCCAAGCATTTCGAAGCTGCAACAAGACTCTTTTCACACGTCTTTGCTATTGGTTTAAAGCCTAGTCTGCCGACATATAACATAATGATCAAGGGACTTTGCAATGAAGGACTACCTGAAAAAGCATATGATCTTTTCAGGAAGATGGAAGAAGATGATTGTTTTCCAAATAACATCTCTTACAATATTACAATTCGGGGTTTCCTTCAAAGAAATGACATGTCTAAAGCTATGAAAATTCTTCATGAAATGGTAGATAAAGGATTTTCTGCTGATTCATTAACAGTAGTCAAGTTAGTGACTCTATTGGCAGTGACTGAAGAAGATCAACCAACTTATGAGATAAGGCAGGCATTGTGA